A window of the Streptomyces albireticuli genome harbors these coding sequences:
- a CDS encoding DUF6571 family protein, translating to MLTYHQVMTTDLTLLTTAATQWDAAAKDFETAQKAYNSQVRNVGIDEQWQGVARTFAQIANTRTYEQYSAAAKEARAIASLLRDAHGQFVELRNKMKSAIADAAKEDMKIDENGKATWTKRDDPGVKNDPDAATAIPKAESAWTQHIADIVQQFDDADQGVKLALKAATQDSDPNDGITNGFNAKAEGDIEKVEAHEASRLAGIKDPDDKQRAEMMRLMRDNKNDLAFSQTFLNDLGPDKAIDYANRLRGQTKGDHKKDYEQLQNGLATTISTATRDPKSPFYEKWRKDLREAGAKNYGSKTNPMYGYQPFVELMKHGDKYGKQFLTDLGDDIISTEKKHEGIFNKIAGGHKGVGNDPLDGLLSIMGKQPDVATSFLDPGADGKNDRMKYLINERDWPKHTTIGPAGIKDFDDPTSRLGLGAALEAAATGDVPGTKHAIGGHTEAEARVMQNTIRTLDADGKGDKLHANLRASVGHMLTDYTSDTHEIASNNSGRYTDAAPRENSAGEVWKDANGTVHMAVHQANLARIMRGVAEDPNAFATMYNAEQQYSAETMKRTSFDEEEDRKLTVRNAAGAFGFYDGVRADVVYDKRDAAIQWARDVSHAVTATSGAALNFVPAQITADVAMPKGVKVGADGLNRMLDFAMYEWTKEQISEATAAAGKDSREDFYAGQQQVDRLVREWGKSNGHTDQEESLMRNLVGDSKNQHYTARQMTLGALGRDH from the coding sequence ATGCTCACGTACCACCAGGTCATGACCACGGACCTCACCCTGCTGACCACGGCCGCCACCCAGTGGGACGCCGCCGCCAAGGACTTCGAGACCGCCCAGAAGGCCTACAACAGCCAGGTCCGGAACGTCGGCATCGACGAACAGTGGCAGGGCGTCGCCCGCACCTTCGCCCAGATAGCCAACACCCGGACGTACGAGCAGTACTCCGCGGCCGCGAAGGAAGCCCGAGCCATCGCCTCACTGCTGCGGGACGCCCACGGACAGTTCGTCGAACTGCGCAACAAGATGAAATCGGCGATCGCCGACGCCGCCAAAGAAGACATGAAGATCGACGAAAACGGCAAGGCGACCTGGACCAAGCGCGACGACCCCGGCGTGAAGAACGACCCCGACGCCGCGACCGCGATCCCCAAGGCCGAGTCGGCCTGGACGCAGCACATCGCCGACATCGTCCAGCAATTCGACGACGCCGACCAGGGCGTCAAGCTGGCGCTCAAGGCCGCCACCCAGGACTCCGACCCGAACGACGGCATCACCAACGGGTTCAACGCCAAGGCCGAGGGCGACATCGAAAAGGTCGAGGCCCACGAGGCGAGCAGGCTCGCCGGCATCAAGGACCCGGACGACAAGCAGCGCGCCGAAATGATGCGCCTGATGCGCGACAACAAGAACGACCTCGCGTTCAGCCAGACCTTCCTGAACGACCTCGGCCCCGACAAGGCCATCGACTACGCCAACAGACTGCGTGGCCAGACCAAGGGCGACCACAAGAAGGACTACGAACAGCTCCAGAACGGCCTCGCGACCACCATCTCCACGGCCACCCGGGACCCGAAGTCACCGTTCTACGAGAAGTGGCGCAAGGACCTGCGCGAGGCCGGCGCCAAGAACTACGGCAGCAAGACCAACCCGATGTACGGGTACCAGCCGTTCGTCGAGCTGATGAAGCACGGCGACAAATACGGCAAGCAGTTCCTCACCGACCTCGGTGACGACATCATCAGCACCGAGAAGAAGCACGAGGGGATCTTCAACAAGATCGCGGGAGGCCACAAGGGTGTCGGCAACGACCCTCTCGACGGTCTCCTGAGCATCATGGGCAAGCAGCCCGATGTCGCCACGTCGTTCCTGGACCCCGGCGCCGACGGCAAGAACGACCGCATGAAGTACCTGATCAACGAGCGTGACTGGCCCAAGCACACGACGATCGGGCCGGCGGGCATCAAGGACTTCGACGACCCCACGTCCCGGCTGGGGCTAGGCGCCGCGCTGGAGGCGGCGGCGACCGGCGACGTACCGGGCACGAAGCACGCGATCGGCGGGCACACCGAGGCCGAGGCGCGGGTCATGCAGAACACGATCAGGACGCTCGACGCGGACGGCAAGGGCGACAAGCTCCACGCGAACCTGAGGGCGTCCGTCGGCCACATGCTCACGGACTACACGAGCGACACCCACGAGATCGCGTCCAACAACAGCGGCCGCTACACCGACGCCGCTCCAAGAGAGAACTCGGCCGGTGAAGTGTGGAAGGACGCCAACGGAACAGTTCACATGGCCGTCCACCAGGCGAATCTGGCTCGGATTATGCGGGGCGTAGCCGAGGATCCGAACGCCTTCGCCACGATGTACAACGCTGAGCAGCAGTACTCCGCCGAGACCATGAAACGGACATCCTTCGATGAGGAGGAGGACCGCAAGCTCACCGTCAGGAACGCGGCTGGGGCTTTCGGGTTTTACGACGGCGTGCGGGCCGATGTGGTCTACGACAAACGCGACGCGGCCATCCAATGGGCCCGCGATGTCAGCCACGCCGTGACCGCCACTTCCGGTGCAGCGCTCAACTTCGTCCCGGCGCAGATCACTGCTGATGTGGCCATGCCTAAAGGCGTGAAGGTCGGCGCCGACGGCCTCAACCGCATGCTCGACTTCGCCATGTACGAATGGACTAAGGAACAGATCTCCGAGGCCACAGCGGCGGCCGGCAAGGACAGCCGGGAGGACTTCTACGCAGGCCAGCAGCAGGTCGACCGCCTTGTACGGGAGTGGGGCAAGTCGAACGGCCACACCGACCAGGAGGAGTCCCTCATGAGAAATCTCGTCGGAGACTCCAAAAACCAGCACTACACCGCGCGTCAGATGACCCTTGGGGCACTGGGCAGGGACCACTGA